The region CAAATATGCACCGGGGCACGCGGTCGTGGGGCGGCCTTGACCTATCTCACCTCACCCGTCGGGCTCGCCGCCCGCGCGGCTTCCGGGTGGGACGGATCGAGGCTGGCCGCCGCGTCCGAGTCTCGCACGCGCGTGCTCAGCGCCAGCGCCAGCAGTCCGAACACCACCGCCACCAGGAAAGCCCCGTGGAATCCCGCCATCTGGGCGTGTGCCGGTGCTCCGCCACCCGCGGCGTCGGTGACCACGACCAGCGTCGTGGCGAAGACCGCGGTCCCCAGCGCCGTCGCGACCTGCCTGCTGACGTTGTACATCGAGCTGGCGTGGCCCATCTCGGCCACCGAGACCTGCGCGAAGGCCGCCGTCTGCATCGGGGTCATCAGGATGCCCACGGAGGTGCCCAGCAGCGCCAGCAGCACCACCACGACCACCAGCGGGGTGCCGGTGCCGAGCAGTTGCAGGCACAGGTAGACGGGGATCTCCAGGCAGAAGCCGGTCAGCAGCAGCCGCCTCGGCCCGATCCGGCCGTACATGCGGCTGACGACCTGGGTGGCCAGCAGCATCGCCACCGCCTGCGGCATCAGCACCAGGCCCGCGGTGAAGGGCGAGACGTGCAGCACGTCCTGCAGGTAGAGCGGCACCAGGAACAGGACGCCGAAAAGCGAGGCGACCTGGCACACCAGCAGCGCGTTGCCGGTGCCGAACAGGCGGTTGCGCAGCAGCCGCAGGTCGAGCATCGGTTCGTCGACGCTGAGCTCCCGCCACGTCAGCCCCGCCAGCAACAGGGCGGCGGCGAGCAGGCTGCCCCACACGGTCGGCACCGACCACCCGGCCTGGGCGCCCTGGTCGAGCCCGTAGAGCAGCGTGGCCAGCCCGCCTCCGGCCAGCACGAACCCGGGAAGGTCGAACCGGCCGGGCCGGCCGCGGCGCTCCTCCTTGAGGAAGAGGACCGTGAACACCAGCGTCAGGGCCCCGACCGGAACGTTGATGAAGAAGATCCAGCGCCAGCTCGCGTACTCGGCCAGCGCGCCGCCGAGCATCGGTCCCAGCGCGGGCGCGACGGTGATCGGGATCGCGAGCACCGCGGACGCCTTCGCGCGCTCGTGGGCGGGGAAAGCGCGGAAGAGCA is a window of Saccharopolyspora erythraea NRRL 2338 DNA encoding:
- a CDS encoding MDR family MFS transporter, which codes for MFRLEYKWLVGITFVLGLVMQILDITILNVALATLGREFGVDASTLQWVLTGYMLSLAVFIPSSGWIADRFGSKRTFLLAVVIFTTASVLCGFAGSIWMLIASRVLQGVGGGMLVPVGQAMLFRAFPAHERAKASAVLAIPITVAPALGPMLGGALAEYASWRWIFFINVPVGALTLVFTVLFLKEERRGRPGRFDLPGFVLAGGGLATLLYGLDQGAQAGWSVPTVWGSLLAAALLLAGLTWRELSVDEPMLDLRLLRNRLFGTGNALLVCQVASLFGVLFLVPLYLQDVLHVSPFTAGLVLMPQAVAMLLATQVVSRMYGRIGPRRLLLTGFCLEIPVYLCLQLLGTGTPLVVVVVLLALLGTSVGILMTPMQTAAFAQVSVAEMGHASSMYNVSRQVATALGTAVFATTLVVVTDAAGGGAPAHAQMAGFHGAFLVAVVFGLLALALSTRVRDSDAAASLDPSHPEAARAASPTGEVR